A genome region from bacterium includes the following:
- a CDS encoding esterase family protein, which translates to MNSYVDIITHESAILKTNPLNDPYRRKLAVYLPPSYNTNAEKRYPVIYLLSGFMGFGTMFLSPQAWGYSLDERCDKLIADGKMKEAIIVMPDCFTKYGGSQYLNSSALGNYEDYIIKEIVPFIDSHYRTRAEIDHRAVMGKSSGGFGALRLAMKYPEVFSVTFCSAGDMYFEYAYKPDIPKCYNTVDRAGGLKNFLEKFFEAPKKTGDMISAINIIAMSAAYSPNLDNKLFGFDLPFDTKSGELKNDIWQRWLEHDPVLMIEKDRWQNQLRRLKHIFLECGSRDEYFLHIGARIFTQRLKNFGIVHAYEEFDDGHMGTSYRYDISLSKISQVIS; encoded by the coding sequence ATGAATTCCTACGTTGACATTATTACTCACGAAAGCGCCATTCTTAAAACCAACCCTCTTAATGATCCTTATCGGCGTAAATTGGCTGTGTATCTACCTCCATCGTATAATACTAACGCGGAAAAACGTTATCCTGTTATCTACTTGTTGTCCGGTTTTATGGGATTTGGAACGATGTTTTTGTCTCCTCAGGCGTGGGGTTATTCGTTGGATGAACGATGCGATAAGCTTATTGCCGATGGAAAAATGAAGGAGGCAATTATTGTAATGCCGGATTGTTTTACTAAATACGGCGGCTCGCAATATCTCAATTCATCGGCGCTTGGCAATTATGAAGATTATATTATCAAAGAAATCGTTCCTTTTATCGATTCTCATTATCGAACCAGAGCTGAAATCGATCATCGGGCCGTCATGGGCAAATCCAGCGGAGGATTTGGAGCGCTTCGATTGGCCATGAAATATCCTGAAGTTTTTTCAGTGACTTTTTGCAGTGCCGGCGACATGTATTTTGAATATGCGTATAAACCGGACATACCCAAATGTTACAACACGGTCGACCGTGCGGGAGGGTTGAAAAATTTTCTGGAAAAATTTTTTGAAGCACCTAAAAAAACCGGAGATATGATTTCAGCGATTAATATCATTGCCATGTCGGCTGCGTATTCTCCAAATCTGGATAATAAACTGTTCGGTTTTGACTTGCCATTCGATACAAAAAGCGGCGAATTGAAAAATGATATATGGCAACGTTGGTTAGAACATGATCCGGTGCTGATGATAGAAAAAGATCGCTGGCAAAATCAATTGCGCCGTCTCAAACATATTTTTTTAGAATGCGGTTCGCGCGATGAATATTTTCTTCATATCGGTGCGAGAATTTTCACTCAGCGGCTAAAAAATTTTGGGATCGTTCACGCGTATGAAGAGTTTGATGACGGACACATGGGAACCAGTTATCGATACGACATTTCGCTAAGCAAAATAAGTCAGGTTATTTCATAA
- a CDS encoding carboxypeptidase regulatory-like domain-containing protein, which translates to MRKNTLMRFLSILSLTALFVTSLMTSGCDDSKSKKGATISGTVLNSSGDPIADVKVDLVLTTIVQTMNTGANGAYVFEDVDDGSYQIILTKANYVNDTLTVTIADRTNPAPLSSLFIRTDEQTGTVSGNITSGASNVDGATVSIPALGKTTTTNASGAYSLNNVLIGTHEVIVTKNGYVTDSASVNVTANATSMHNFILTEQVTLTGTLVGTLTLDPAKSYVLSGPYLVSPGAILNIPAGTVIKAKAGTQAVIIAVRATASNASTVTQRNGKIYAMGTSGNPVVFTTEVAAGGRSRGLWGGIVLNGVATINVPGGIGVGEGNTGSYGPGFGSFTLNSSIGDTMMSGEFHYVRVEYGGIKVTPDNEVNGWTFNGVGSNTVLDHIQSHMIADDGFEWFGGTVRGKYLVASGCDDDMFDTDFGTQVKIQYAFGIQDKALANRGMEADNDASGSSNSPISKPTFWNFTFIGGNDVDDKNNDDNNEGMYWRRNTQYDANNGIVAYFNRIGLTLDGTADSSNAANGTATAKNIIMFNNKSNNPKNIFEVALKTTAQNYDTAGLRSIIESWNILVQNPNFTAVTTAANANPMDNNMPDPRPTVNVTGGTPPNDNFFDVAATYIGAFKSGDPNWLSGWTNWAKQ; encoded by the coding sequence ATGAGAAAGAATACTCTTATGAGATTCTTATCCATTCTGTCGCTTACAGCCTTGTTTGTGACCAGTCTTATGACAAGCGGCTGCGATGATAGCAAATCTAAAAAAGGCGCTACGATTTCCGGAACAGTGCTCAACAGTTCAGGCGATCCTATTGCCGATGTTAAAGTTGATCTGGTTTTAACGACGATTGTGCAAACCATGAATACCGGCGCCAACGGCGCTTACGTTTTCGAAGATGTTGATGATGGGAGTTATCAAATTATTTTGACTAAAGCGAATTATGTAAATGATACGCTTACAGTCACAATTGCTGATCGTACGAATCCGGCACCATTAAGTTCACTCTTTATTAGAACAGATGAGCAAACCGGAACCGTATCCGGAAATATCACTAGTGGTGCCTCTAACGTTGATGGCGCTACAGTCTCTATTCCTGCGCTTGGGAAAACAACTACCACCAATGCAAGTGGTGCTTACAGTTTAAACAACGTGTTAATTGGAACGCATGAAGTTATCGTAACTAAAAACGGTTATGTTACGGATTCTGCATCTGTAAACGTAACGGCGAATGCAACTTCTATGCATAATTTTATATTGACTGAACAAGTTACTTTGACCGGTACGCTGGTTGGGACCCTGACCCTTGATCCTGCCAAATCCTATGTATTGAGCGGCCCTTATCTAGTATCTCCGGGTGCTATCTTGAATATTCCGGCCGGTACTGTGATTAAAGCGAAAGCAGGCACACAAGCTGTTATTATCGCTGTTCGCGCTACGGCCAGCAATGCAAGTACTGTCACTCAGCGTAACGGTAAGATTTATGCCATGGGCACTTCCGGAAATCCAGTTGTATTTACTACTGAAGTGGCTGCAGGCGGACGTTCACGCGGTCTATGGGGTGGTATAGTTTTGAATGGCGTTGCGACCATCAATGTACCAGGCGGTATCGGTGTTGGCGAAGGCAATACAGGAAGTTACGGACCCGGGTTCGGATCGTTTACATTAAATTCGTCTATCGGTGACACGATGATGAGCGGTGAATTTCATTACGTTCGTGTCGAATACGGTGGAATCAAAGTGACACCGGATAACGAAGTGAACGGATGGACATTTAATGGCGTAGGAAGCAACACTGTTTTGGATCATATCCAATCACACATGATTGCTGATGACGGCTTTGAATGGTTTGGCGGAACCGTTCGTGGAAAATATTTAGTTGCGTCAGGTTGCGATGACGATATGTTCGATACTGACTTTGGAACGCAAGTGAAAATTCAATATGCATTTGGAATCCAAGATAAAGCATTAGCTAACCGCGGTATGGAAGCGGACAATGATGCAAGCGGCAGCAGTAATAGTCCTATTTCGAAGCCTACGTTCTGGAACTTTACATTCATTGGCGGTAACGATGTTGATGATAAAAACAACGACGATAATAATGAGGGCATGTATTGGCGCCGTAATACGCAATACGATGCCAACAACGGTATCGTTGCGTATTTCAATAGGATCGGATTAACGCTTGACGGAACAGCCGATAGCTCCAATGCTGCCAATGGAACGGCGACGGCAAAAAATATCATCATGTTTAACAACAAATCGAACAATCCTAAGAACATTTTTGAAGTAGCATTAAAAACAACTGCTCAAAATTACGATACAGCCGGATTACGTTCGATCATCGAATCATGGAACATCCTTGTTCAAAATCCGAACTTCACGGCGGTAACTACAGCAGCTAACGCGAATCCAATGGACAACAATATGCCAGATCCGCGTCCGACAGTCAATGTGACGGGTGGTACACCTCCTAATGACAATTTCTTTGACGTCGCCGCCACCTACATCGGCGCCTTCAAATCGGGTGATCCTAACTGGTTAAGCGGCTGGACAAATTGGGCTAAACAATAA
- the dusB gene encoding tRNA dihydrouridine synthase DusB, which yields MQIGKVNINKPVALAPMEDVTDISFRLTCKRLGAAILYTEFTSSEALIRDAKKALRKIVIAEEERPVAIQIFGGVDTSMEGAAAVAEKMNPDFIDINCGCWVKDVAMRGAGAGLLRDLPRFEAIVRSTVRGTCLPVTVKTRLGWDAKSIVILDVAKMVEDAGAQALTLHCRTRDQGHDGVADWTWLEKIKNVVKIPVIGNGDVRTPEDAKKMFETGCDGIMIGRAAINNPWIFREVRHYLETGEHLPPPTPQERIDICIDHLRLSVQYKGDKYGILEFRKYYAGYLKGLPNIAKLRAELMTYLDLPPILQRLERYRSEVAEAIEQTCFL from the coding sequence ATGCAGATAGGAAAAGTTAATATCAATAAGCCTGTAGCACTCGCGCCGATGGAAGACGTTACGGACATTTCGTTCCGGCTAACATGTAAGCGGCTTGGGGCCGCTATTTTGTACACGGAATTTACCAGCAGTGAAGCGTTAATTCGTGATGCAAAGAAAGCTTTACGTAAAATCGTCATTGCCGAAGAAGAGCGACCGGTTGCTATTCAGATTTTCGGCGGCGTAGATACGTCGATGGAAGGTGCAGCGGCCGTTGCGGAGAAAATGAATCCGGATTTTATCGATATCAATTGCGGCTGTTGGGTCAAAGACGTGGCGATGCGCGGCGCAGGCGCCGGACTTTTACGCGACTTACCCCGATTCGAAGCGATCGTACGGTCGACCGTGCGCGGCACGTGCTTGCCTGTAACCGTGAAAACGAGACTTGGATGGGACGCGAAAAGTATTGTAATCCTCGATGTTGCAAAAATGGTCGAAGATGCCGGTGCGCAAGCGCTAACGCTCCATTGCCGGACACGCGATCAGGGACATGACGGCGTGGCGGATTGGACTTGGTTGGAAAAAATCAAAAACGTGGTTAAAATTCCTGTTATCGGCAATGGCGATGTGCGAACGCCCGAAGACGCCAAAAAAATGTTTGAAACCGGATGCGACGGCATTATGATCGGTCGCGCCGCCATCAACAATCCATGGATTTTCCGGGAAGTCAGGCATTATCTCGAAACCGGTGAACATCTTCCCCCGCCAACGCCGCAAGAACGGATTGACATCTGTATCGATCACCTTCGTTTATCCGTTCAATACAAAGGCGACAAATACGGAATTTTGGAATTCAGAAAATATTACGCAGGCTATTTGAAAGGCCTGCCGAATATTGCCAAATTACGCGCTGAATTAATGACATACCTAGACCTTCCCCCTATTCTTCAAAGGTTAGAACGCTATCGTAGTGAAGTTGCCGAGGCTATTGAGCAAACCTGTTTTCTCTAA